In one Antennarius striatus isolate MH-2024 chromosome 15, ASM4005453v1, whole genome shotgun sequence genomic region, the following are encoded:
- the lin54 gene encoding protein lin-54 homolog, producing the protein MDVVSPELNSLLPDEIMDTEAIEDIPQSQPDGTAVKSGLGDDAAVPMETDTPMPPDHFGLCSDVASAAHTQTVTTSTVTDSTFTITSESQLPVSISSPLSPRLTIKPSMATSTATTKTTDSVTGTTVSTGGLQKLTAPFTISPANHQIILNKVASSQATEALKSAAGQTQVIKQEGQKLLVTAIGKTGQPIVLQLPHTGSKPGVSLNSGDAKAPQFKVVTIGGRSELKPVIGSSGNQVTTLQAQQLKTVQITKKTATSSAAPIKFIITKTVNSKGLSPQTSVSPVITGRVLTQNSTVMSPRTIALTEAHNTSIQSIPGKKIAISPLKSPSKVTVVSVASPTSNASQKSVALPVNVALGQQILTVQQTSSASPVKVATSQAATQNIKPVQAVGGVGSSQFKTIIPLASQPNVQQIQVPGSRFHYVRLVTATTASSAGQPSAPSTSSIQTAKPVVVGAGAVRMSVPIIPAQTIKQVAPKPMTSAAVVTTNQTQQRLIMPATPLPQIQPNFTNLPPGTVLAPAPGGGSMGYAVVPAQYVTQLQQPPFVTLASSASFPASAGVQTQARLPLNGLSTAETTSRPRKPCNCTKSQCLKLYCDCFANGEFCNNCNCNNCFNNLEHETERLKAIKTCLDRNPEAFKPKIGKGKEGESDRRHSKGCNCKRSGCLKNYCECYEAKIMCSSICKCVGCKNFEESPERKTLMHLADAAEVRVQQQTAAKTKLSSQISDLLMRTTPVISSGSGRLPYTFVTKEVLEATCECLLEQAKKAEQTQQPQAEAERLILEEFGHCLMRIISSAGKAKADCASINC; encoded by the exons ATGGACGTGGTATCGCCAGAGCTCAACAGCCTCCTTCCAGATGAAATCATGGACACTGAGGCCATCGAGGATATCCCTCAGTCTCAACCCGATGGCACCGCAGTCAAGTCGGGGCTCGGCGATGACGCAGCAGTCCCGATGGAAACGGATACGCCCATGCCTCCAGATCACTTTGGCCTCTGTTCGGACGTCGCCTCAGCTGCACACACGCAGACTGTGACCACCTCCACCGTCACAGACTCCACGTTCACCATCACATCTGAAAgtcagcttcctgtctccatTTCTAGCCCGCTGTCCCCCCGTCTCACCATTAAGCCATCCATGGCTACTTCCACCGCCACCACCAAAACTACGGACAGCGTGACTGGGACAACAGTCTCTACAGGCGGCTTACAGAAGCTCACGGCTCCTTTTACCATCTCCCCCGCAAACCACCAGATCATTCTCAACAAGGTGGCGTCGTCTCAAGCCACAGAAGCGTTAAAATCTGCTGCTGGTCAGACCCAGGTCATCAAGCAGGAAGGACAGAAGCTTCTGGTGACAGCGATAGGAAAGACGGGGCAGCCCATCGTGCTGCAGCTGCCCCATACAGGCAGCAAGCCGGGCGTGTCGCTGAACTCAGGAGATGCCAAAGCGCCGCAGTTTAAAGTGGTGACGATTGGAGGAAGGTCTGAGCTGAAGCCAGTGATTGGTAGTTCTGGTAACCAGGTGACCACGCTACAGGCCCAGCAGCTGAAGACCGTACAG ATCACTAAGAAAACAGCGACATCCTCCGCAGCACCGATCAAGTTTATCATCACTAAAACTGTGAACAGCAAAGGCCTGAGTCCTCAGACGTCAGTGTCTCCTGTTATCACAG GCCGGGTTTTGACGCAGAACTCTACAGTGATGTCCCCGAGGACCATCGCTCTGACCGAGGCCCACAACACCAGCATACAAAGCATCCCTGGGAAAAAGATCGCTATTTCCCCCCTGAAGAGTCCCAGCAAG GTCACCGTGGTATCGGTGGCGTCCCCGACCTCCAACGCCTCCCAGAAGTCGGTGGCGCTGCCCGTTAATGTCGCCCTCGgccagcagatcctcacagtcCAGCAAACGTCATCTGCATCTCCCGTCAAGGTGGCGACCAGTCAGGCTGCAACACAG AATATCAAACCAGTGCAGGCTGTGGGAGGAGTGGGCAGCTCCCAGTTCAAGACCATCATCCCGCTGGCGAGCCAACCGAACGTGCAGCAGATTCAGGTGCCGGGTAGCAGGTTCCACTACGTCCGCCTCGTCACGGCGACCACCGCCAGCAGCGCCGGTCAGCCCAGCGCTCCCAGCACCAGCTCCATCCAGACAG ctAAACCAGTGGTGGTCGGCGCTGGAGCGGTCAGGATGTCCGTTCCCATCATCCCAGCACAGACCATCAAACAG GTGGCACCAAAACCCATGACATCAGCGGCGGTCGTAACCACCAATCAGACCCAGCAACGCCTCATCATGCCAGCGACGCCCTTACCCCAGATCCAGCCCAACTTCACCAACCTACCTCCGGGTACCGTCCTGGCTCCGGCACCGGGGGGAGGAAGCATGGGCTACGCCGTCGTTCCAGCGCAATACGTCACGCAG ctccagcaacccccgtttGTGACTCTCGCCAGCAGCGCTAGTTTCCCAGCATCCGCCGGTGTCCAGACTCAGGCCAGGTTACCGCTCAATGG CTTGTCGACGGCAGAGACGACGTCCAGACCAAGGAAACCCTGCAACTGCACCAAGTCACAGTGTCTGAAGCT ATACTGCGACTGCTTTGCAAATGGAGAGTTCTGCAATAATTGTAACTGCAATAACTGCTTCAACAACCTGGAACACGAAACGGAACGTCTCAAAGCCATCAAG acgTGTCTGGACCGGAACCCGGAGGCCTTCAAACCTAAAATCGGTAAAGGCAAAGAAGGCGAGTCGGACCGCCGGCACAGCAAAGGCTGCAATTGCAAACGATCGGGCTGCCTGAAAAATTACTGCGAGTGCTACGAG GCGAAGATCATGTGCTCGTCTATTTGTAAGTGCGTCGGCTGCAAGAACTTCGAGGAGAGCCCAGAGAGGAAGACGTTGATGCACTTGGCCGACGCGGCGGAGGTCCGAGTCCAGCAGCAGACGGCAGCCAAGACCAAGCTGTCGTCGCAGATCTCAGACCTGCTGATGCGGACGACGCCAGTCATTTCAAGTGGAAGCGGGAG GTTGCCCTACACGTTCGTGACGAAGGAGGTGTTGGAAGCGACGTGTGAGTGTCTGCTGGAACAGGCCAAGAAGGCAGAACAGACTCAACAGCCTCAGGCTGAAGCAGAGAGACTGATCTTGGAGGAGTTCGGACACTGCCTCATGAGGATAATCAGCTCGGCGGGGAAAGCCAAAGCAGACTGCGCCTCCATTAACTGCTAG